The DNA sequence TGGCTGAACCTAGAATTTGATGTATGGTGTTAGTGTTGTTGAACTTGGAGGCTATGATCACTTTTGGTACTTGGGAACTTGGCGTACTTGGTGCTTAGCTACTGTTGGTGGCTGCAATGTTTTTGCGATGGCTTCTGGTTGCTTCCAGGTTGGAGTATTTTGGTGCTACCGATTGCTGGCTGCAGTATTTTTGCATCGGTTGTTGGAATGCTAGAGTTTTTTGGCTCGGGTTGTTGATGGCTGCTGGAAGATGCACGCTGAAACTTGGCACTGGCTACTTGGTGGAATTTTTGGTGCTGGAACTTGGCACTAAGCTGTAGAAACTTCCTTTTAGTTGGCTGGAGGTGTGGAACTAGATTAATTGGCTGGAACTTGTTTAGTTGGCCAGATCATTTTCtattcatgtttttttttttacttttgtaTGGAAACATGTAAGAAAATGTATTCTGGAACATACTTTGTATGGGCTAGAAAATTAGTTATGGTTGGaacctaatataatataattatgCAATTGGTTGTGGTTTATATGCTACAATTAAATTTTTGATTGGGCTAGCTCACAATGGGCTTGAATTTTTGGGCTATAATGACAAAAAAATCCAATTTGTAGTTGGGCCAAAAAAACATTTGGGCCAATTGGGCTGATTGTAATTCAAAATTAAAAAAGCCCATGCTATATGGGCCGATTGTAATTTGCCACGTCATCTGCCATGTCATTTGCCACGTCACTTGGCATGTCACATGTGCCATATCATCATACATGTTATTATTTGGTTCATTTTGTTATGACGAATGTAGTCTCGTCATTGCATCTATGACAAGAGAATTATCGTCACTGTATTAATGACGATGTTCTCTGGTGGTCATAGAAGTTCTTTAGTGACCCACCTTCTGTGACGACATGCACTTTGTCACTGTAGGCTGGCAGTGACAGAAAAATGACTGTTATCGTCATAATCAGATTGTCACAGAAGCCCAGAATTCCTGTAGTGAAGTACTCTGGTCGCAAAATCAGGGTCATATGTAATCAGTTTCCTGCATTCCAGTAGCAGTAGGTCTTCCTGGTGGGTGTTAGGCTGCTCGCCTACGCCTTGTTCGTGTTGGGCTTGTGTACCTTGTTGCTCTTTCTTTTAATAAAAAACGGGCATAAACCCGATcgtgaaaaaaaaacagattGATTGAAGACGTTTTTGGTCAGACTAGTACCTTTTGGCCACATCATTGATGTTCTATGCATGCCTCTTGTCCATGTGTTGACAGGTAAAATATGACTAGGAGAATGGAAGATGGACTcagaaaattaataaatgcgaTAAAAGAAGAGTTAAATTTGGCCAAATTTGCAAATATCCAGGAAAAACTGGCCCAGGCCAGTTTTGGAACCGGCCCTAGCCGTAACAGTCCAAGGCCAAATCGATGTTTTTCTGTTGGAACCCTTTTGATCGATCAGTGTGAAACGGCAATGGGGAATATGCGTTGCGTGCGAGCGCAAAAGGAGGTTGCAGGCCACGGCGGAGAAGGGTCGGTGGACGACCTCCAGATGCGACAGGGTAGGGTAGGACCGGCGACCGTGTCGAGGCTCCCCTGCGGCAGCCTTGGGCTCGCTGAACCGGTGGAAGATGGCCGGCAATGCAGGTGGGCGTGGAACGTGTGGGCCTACATGTCGCGTGGGTGCGAGCGCAAAGGAGAGAGAGGCATGGGAGGAAGAAAGTAGCCAGATTTATTGCGCCAACAGATATAGATAGTGGGAGAAAAAATTTATGAGACAATAGGTAGTCTGATAAGTAGTTTAATGAAGTGCGTTTTTGGCCTTCACTACCTGTCTAAGTAGCCTACTAGAGATGCTCTCATTAATTAGACACTTTCCTGGCTGCTTTCAAATACACGAGGCTACTATTATGAACGCTTCCATGAAGAAAGGTCGTTTGGGAAAAGAAGTGTTTGCTTGGTGAAACATCTCCACGAAGCCTAACTCAAGATTCCACTGAATTCCAAGAAAAAAACAATAGGTGACACTAGAGATACATTGGAAGAAAAGATGACAGCAGTTTCTTGCAGACCATCCAAACATTGGACACAGTCATAACCTTCCTCCAGAATGTACAGTTTGTTACTGAAGAACAACAAACCTATGCTGAATATATCATTCTGAAATCCTGGAATTCATTCCTTAGAATAGGCAAAAATGAGGATACAACATTCCTTACATGTGAAAGAATCTATATATGACTGCATATATATACCACCTTTTAGTGAGGTATATATAGTACGAATTTAAACACACATCCACATAGTTGTTAAAGGAAAAAGAAACACAGATCCACACATCAAAGCATTCAACAGATAGGTGAGGCGCTGAGGAAACTAAATTTCAGGGGTAGAGCTCGATGATTGATCGAACACCTAAAACTGGTATGATCTTGTAGTCACTGAAACCAGCTTCAAAGATAATTTTCCTCCATTCTTGCTCATCTCTCTCAGTGCCATTGACAATCATAAAGAAGATATCAGACATGACCTGTGTCTCTCTATTCTTAAGATTTGGAGGCCCTGCACCAACCACGGTATCTACTATGATCACCTTGCCGCCTGCATCTCGTGGTGGTATAGCTTTCTTGCAGTTCCTTAGTATTGTGACACACTCAGTGTCACTCCAATCGTGCATAATCCACTGAAATAAGAAATCAAGAGACAGTGTGATTCCTGGTTAGTGCTTCCTAGCTTAACATTAAAAAAATCAGAGATACTAGAAgtagaagatatatatataccttGAGGAAGACTGCATTCGCTGGTGGAATGGCCTCAAACATGTCACCAGCAACGAAACTGAGCCCGGCGCAAGCAGGAGCAGTGGCGACGACGTGTGCAAGATCCATCACGGTGCACTGTATGCCAGGGAACGCCACTGAGATGGCCTGCGCCGCCGCGCCATGGCCCCCGCCGACGTCGACCAGGGAGCTGATCCCCTGGAAGACGACGCCACCGCACTCCCTGATGGCGATGTCCATGAGGAAGCTGGTGTCCGCGACCATGCCAGCGTTGAAGAGCTGGCTCATGGACGGGTCGTGGCCGACGACGTCCCACACGTTCTTCCCATGGGACAGCTCGAAGAGCGGCAGGTCTGCCGCCGGCAGCTCGTGCTCGAACCACGTGCCAAGGTCAAGGAACGGGGACACGAAGACGTTGTCAAGGATCAGGCTCAGAGTTGGAGTCAGGTTCTGTGACGAGCCGACGAGAAGTCGAGACGCCGGAGTGAGGCCGTAGACGTGGTCaccaccgtcgtcgtcgtcgtcgtcgtcagacGAGGTCTTGGCGGCGATGCTGAAGATGCCGGCGACTGTGAGGACGCGCATGAGCCTGCGCAGGCATGGTGTCTTGGACGGGTGGAGCGCGGCCTTGGTGGCTATCTGGGTGAGAGTGGCAGTGCCGCCATGGCAATGGATGGCGTCGGCGATGCCGAGCTGCAACGCGGACTTGAACGCCATGGACTTGATGAAGGCGAATGTGCTGTGCCAGAGCTCGAGCTGAGCGTCGAGCAAGCCTTGCTGATCGGTGCATTGTTGTTGCTCCGTGATGGACCCCATGGCGTAATGGTGTCGGTCGCTTTGTTATTAGCTTATTGTTAGCTATGTTGGATATATAGGAGGAATGTAGGCTACTAGCTAGGCTAGCTACATCTCTATATATAGGCTTATGTTTGACAGTAGAGTAGAATTGTACTTTTGCCTTGATCTCTATTCATAGTCCAAAACATCTACCACCTGAATTGAGGGTAAAGTTTTCTTTGCCCTTCAGGGCATGTGCCCTCACT is a window from the Sorghum bicolor cultivar BTx623 chromosome 5, Sorghum_bicolor_NCBIv3, whole genome shotgun sequence genome containing:
- the LOC8070662 gene encoding O-methyltransferase ZRP4, whose protein sequence is MGSITEQQQCTDQQGLLDAQLELWHSTFAFIKSMAFKSALQLGIADAIHCHGGTATLTQIATKAALHPSKTPCLRRLMRVLTVAGIFSIAAKTSSDDDDDDDGGDHVYGLTPASRLLVGSSQNLTPTLSLILDNVFVSPFLDLGTWFEHELPAADLPLFELSHGKNVWDVVGHDPSMSQLFNAGMVADTSFLMDIAIRECGGVVFQGISSLVDVGGGHGAAAQAISVAFPGIQCTVMDLAHVVATAPACAGLSFVAGDMFEAIPPANAVFLKWIMHDWSDTECVTILRNCKKAIPPRDAGGKVIIVDTVVGAGPPNLKNRETQVMSDIFFMIVNGTERDEQEWRKIIFEAGFSDYKIIPVLGVRSIIELYP